In the Piscinibacter sp. XHJ-5 genome, one interval contains:
- a CDS encoding GGDEF domain-containing protein, translating to MQTPPADSRSSLADLLQAARAARDASSLTEGRQLAERAWALALQSGSEDQRAEAGHLLCLFNYRLGALAALLDIGDEVLGALAAPARRATRIDLLRWMTLAGCETGRFDRAMQHANEACTLAHDIGDQRQLALSLTALGACFERMGDPWQAERLMDDALRVAHEVGDPFAQLVTLNNLCAVCTGAFYVLRGGDEPAEAIAALRRALVHAREAHSLLHQFDDPFFAVFVEGNLGEVLLHLGNTQEARTLLDGALQRGLEHGYEAQVWRIRCSICELMLAQGQASEAHGALNGLLHDMAGADPRSTLIRVHHALYRASRDLGLIEEALAHFEQHDRLERRRATSQLKAQSQLFVTRVEAEQARVQAERARREAQLERSRAAGFRADAQRDQLTGLGNRRHLDERMPLLLHAARSQGLPLTVALIDLDHFKQINDRFGHAVGDKVLVEMAHQLRENTRSSDVLARIGGEEFLVVFADMPEAQAVEVCQRLRARVAAHDWATLAPGLQVTLSVGIAHAPPYDIATLFDQADRAMYRAKQGGRNRVAVA from the coding sequence ATGCAGACACCGCCAGCCGACTCCCGCTCCTCCCTTGCCGACCTTCTGCAGGCCGCGCGCGCAGCGCGCGACGCATCGTCGCTGACCGAAGGCCGGCAGCTCGCGGAGCGAGCGTGGGCGCTGGCGCTGCAGTCGGGATCCGAGGACCAGCGCGCCGAGGCCGGTCACCTGCTGTGCCTGTTCAACTACCGCCTCGGCGCTCTCGCCGCCCTGCTCGACATCGGCGATGAGGTCCTGGGCGCGCTGGCTGCGCCGGCCCGGCGCGCGACCCGCATCGACCTGCTGCGCTGGATGACGCTCGCCGGCTGCGAGACCGGCCGCTTCGATCGCGCGATGCAGCACGCCAACGAGGCCTGCACGCTGGCGCACGACATCGGCGACCAGCGCCAGCTCGCGCTGTCGCTGACGGCCCTCGGCGCCTGCTTCGAGCGCATGGGCGATCCCTGGCAGGCCGAGCGCCTGATGGACGATGCCCTGCGCGTGGCGCACGAGGTGGGCGATCCCTTCGCGCAGCTGGTGACGCTGAACAACCTGTGCGCGGTGTGCACCGGCGCGTTCTACGTGCTGCGCGGCGGCGACGAGCCGGCGGAGGCGATCGCCGCACTGAGGCGGGCGCTCGTGCACGCACGCGAGGCCCATTCGCTGCTGCATCAGTTCGACGATCCCTTCTTTGCGGTCTTCGTCGAGGGCAACCTCGGCGAGGTGCTGCTGCACCTGGGCAACACGCAGGAGGCGCGCACGCTGCTCGACGGCGCCCTGCAGCGCGGTCTGGAGCACGGCTACGAGGCGCAGGTCTGGCGCATCCGCTGCTCCATCTGCGAGCTGATGCTGGCCCAGGGACAGGCCAGCGAGGCGCATGGCGCGCTGAACGGACTGCTGCACGACATGGCCGGCGCCGACCCGCGTTCGACCCTCATCCGCGTCCACCACGCGCTGTACCGCGCCAGCCGCGACCTCGGCCTCATCGAAGAGGCACTCGCCCACTTCGAGCAGCACGATCGCCTCGAGCGCAGGCGCGCCACCAGCCAGCTGAAGGCGCAGTCGCAGCTCTTCGTCACGCGGGTCGAGGCCGAGCAGGCCCGCGTGCAGGCGGAACGGGCGCGGCGCGAAGCGCAGCTCGAACGCTCGCGCGCCGCGGGCTTTCGCGCCGACGCGCAGCGTGACCAGCTCACCGGCCTGGGCAACCGGCGCCACCTGGACGAGCGGATGCCGCTTCTGCTGCATGCGGCGCGCTCGCAGGGCCTGCCGCTCACCGTGGCGCTCATCGATCTCGACCACTTCAAGCAGATCAACGACCGCTTCGGCCACGCCGTCGGCGACAAGGTCCTGGTCGAGATGGCGCACCAGTTGCGCGAGAACACCCGCAGCAGCGACGTGCTGGCGCGCATCGGCGGCGAGGAGTTCCTGGTGGTGTTCGCGGACATGCCGGAAGCGCAGGCCGTCGAGGTCTGCCAGCGCCTGCGCGCGCGTGTCGCCGCCCACGACTGGGCTACACTCGCGCCCGGCCTGCAGGTCACGCTGAGCGTGGGCATCGCCCACGCGCCGCCCTACGACATCGCGACGCTGTTCGACCAGGCCGACCGCGCGATGTACCGCGCCAAGCAAGGTGGCCGAAACCGCGTCGCGGTGGCATAG
- a CDS encoding CoA-acylating methylmalonate-semialdehyde dehydrogenase, whose product MGAPESFTATTEVGHYIGGRVVPSTGGRRQPVYNPAHGTVARQVALGTADEAAAAVAAAKAAFPAWADTPPIRRARILNNFLALLNQHKDTLAAMITAEHGKVFTDAQGEVTRGIDIVEFACGVPQLLKGDYTDQVSTGIDNWTLRQPLGVVAGITPFNFPCMVPCWMFPLALACGNTFVLKPSERDPSASLFMAELLKQAGLPDGVFNVVQGDKIVVDALLTHPDVKALSFVGSTPIAQYIYETGAHHGKRVQALGGAKNHMVVMPDADLEQAVDALVGAAYGSAGERCMAISVAVLVGDVGDRIMPMLAERAKTLKIKNGMELDAEMGPIVTRQALERIEGYIGVGVQEGATLVVDGRGLKVQGHEEGFFTGGTLFDHVKPDMRIYREEIFGPVLSCVRAHDFAEAVQLVNDHEFGNGVACYTRDGHIAREFARRIQVGMVGINVPIPVPMAWHGFGGWKRSLFGDMHAYGEEGVRFYTKQKSIMQRWPESTAKGAEFAMPTAK is encoded by the coding sequence ATGGGCGCCCCCGAATCCTTCACTGCCACGACCGAAGTCGGCCACTACATCGGCGGCCGCGTCGTTCCCAGCACCGGCGGGCGCCGCCAGCCGGTCTACAACCCGGCCCACGGCACGGTCGCGCGCCAGGTGGCGCTGGGCACTGCCGACGAGGCGGCGGCCGCCGTCGCGGCGGCCAAGGCGGCCTTCCCTGCCTGGGCCGACACGCCGCCGATCCGCCGCGCGCGCATCCTGAACAACTTCCTTGCGCTGCTGAACCAGCACAAGGACACGCTCGCCGCCATGATCACCGCCGAACACGGCAAGGTGTTCACCGATGCGCAGGGCGAGGTGACGCGCGGCATCGACATCGTCGAGTTCGCCTGCGGCGTGCCGCAGCTGCTGAAGGGCGACTACACCGACCAGGTCTCCACCGGCATCGACAACTGGACGCTGCGCCAGCCGCTGGGCGTCGTGGCCGGCATCACGCCGTTCAATTTCCCGTGCATGGTTCCGTGCTGGATGTTCCCGCTGGCGCTGGCCTGCGGCAACACTTTCGTGCTCAAGCCGAGCGAGCGCGACCCATCGGCCTCGCTGTTCATGGCCGAGCTGCTGAAGCAGGCCGGCCTGCCCGATGGCGTGTTCAACGTCGTGCAGGGCGACAAGATCGTCGTCGATGCCCTGCTGACGCACCCCGACGTGAAGGCGCTCAGCTTCGTCGGATCGACACCGATCGCGCAGTACATCTACGAGACCGGCGCGCACCACGGCAAGCGCGTGCAGGCGCTGGGCGGCGCCAAGAACCACATGGTGGTGATGCCCGATGCCGACCTCGAACAGGCCGTCGACGCCCTGGTGGGCGCCGCCTACGGCTCGGCCGGAGAGCGATGCATGGCGATCAGCGTGGCGGTGCTGGTGGGCGACGTGGGCGATCGCATCATGCCGATGCTGGCCGAGCGTGCGAAGACGCTGAAGATCAAGAACGGCATGGAGCTCGACGCCGAAATGGGCCCCATCGTGACCCGCCAGGCGCTGGAGCGCATCGAGGGCTACATCGGTGTCGGCGTCCAGGAAGGCGCCACGCTGGTCGTCGATGGCCGCGGGCTCAAGGTGCAGGGCCACGAGGAGGGCTTCTTCACCGGCGGCACGCTGTTCGACCACGTGAAGCCCGACATGCGCATCTACCGCGAGGAAATCTTCGGGCCGGTGCTGTCATGCGTGCGCGCTCACGACTTTGCCGAAGCGGTGCAGCTCGTCAACGACCACGAGTTCGGAAATGGCGTCGCGTGCTACACGCGCGACGGCCACATTGCACGTGAATTCGCGCGCCGCATCCAGGTGGGCATGGTCGGCATCAACGTGCCGATCCCGGTGCCCATGGCCTGGCATGGCTTCGGCGGCTGGAAGCGCAGCCTCTTCGGCGACATGCACGCTTACGGCGAAGAGGGCGTGCGCTTCTACACGAAGCAGAAATCGATCATGCAGCGCTGGCCGGAAAGCACGGCCAAGGGTGCCGAGTTCGCCATGCCGACCGCGAAGTAA
- a CDS encoding LysR family transcriptional regulator, whose amino-acid sequence MPTDRNRTNRSSAERAELLWPHIHLLTVIAQTGSFTQAAQRLTLSKAAVSQRIAELERVVGLTLVQRTTRSVRLTDAGQRLVDDTVESFAHIARSLGGVRDLAGQPRGLVRVSAPVALGRQQIAPTLETFFRRHPEVRVELELSDRVANLAHEGFDLAVRHTSAPPDNHVAWKLCETRTLLVAGASYLRRRGMPEHPSDLATHDCLAYLRSGPAMWWFEQRERARGAREPERVSVAVQGPLRANNSELLRDAVLSGLGIAQVPDFSAGAAVRAGRLREVLPGWRPVGFFGDAVYAIRPWSPVTPRAVQVLVEHLREQLAAGF is encoded by the coding sequence ATGCCCACCGACCGAAATCGTACAAACCGATCCTCCGCCGAGCGCGCCGAGCTGCTGTGGCCGCACATCCACCTGCTGACCGTCATCGCGCAGACGGGCAGCTTCACGCAGGCGGCGCAGCGGCTCACGCTCAGCAAGGCGGCTGTCAGCCAGCGCATCGCCGAGCTGGAGCGAGTCGTCGGACTGACGCTGGTGCAGCGCACCACGCGCTCGGTGCGGCTCACCGACGCTGGCCAGCGCCTGGTCGACGACACGGTCGAGTCATTCGCCCACATCGCGCGCAGCCTGGGCGGCGTGCGCGACCTCGCCGGTCAGCCGCGCGGACTGGTGCGGGTGTCGGCACCCGTGGCGCTCGGCCGACAGCAGATCGCGCCCACGCTGGAAACGTTCTTCCGCCGCCATCCGGAGGTGCGCGTCGAGCTGGAGCTTTCCGACCGCGTCGCCAACCTGGCGCACGAAGGCTTCGATCTGGCGGTGCGGCACACCAGCGCGCCGCCCGACAACCACGTCGCCTGGAAGCTCTGCGAGACGCGCACGCTGCTCGTGGCCGGCGCAAGCTACCTGCGGCGCCGCGGCATGCCCGAGCATCCTTCCGACCTGGCGACCCACGACTGCCTGGCCTACCTGCGCAGCGGGCCGGCGATGTGGTGGTTCGAGCAACGCGAGCGCGCGCGCGGCGCGCGCGAGCCCGAGCGGGTCAGCGTCGCGGTGCAGGGGCCGCTGCGCGCCAACAACTCCGAGCTCCTGCGCGACGCCGTGCTGTCGGGCCTGGGCATCGCGCAGGTCCCCGACTTCAGCGCCGGCGCGGCAGTGCGCGCGGGACGGCTGCGAGAGGTGCTCCCCGGCTGGCGCCCGGTGGGATTCTTCGGCGACGCGGTCTACGCCATCCGGCCATGGAGCCCGGTCACCCCGCGCGCCGTGCAGGTGCTGGTGGAGCATCTGCGCGAGCAACTGGCCGCGGGTTTCTGA
- a CDS encoding transporter substrate-binding domain-containing protein has protein sequence MLWAVALLVLAWMPAQASPLEVRACGGANEWPPSSYFLRRDGRVTGDVAGFSPDVLAAALQGSRFKAEVTLLPFARCLAEARAGQQMHIVMAAFHNAQRTQSFLYSESYLALVPRVYFLAAEWPKGLALSSLNDLGAYRLCGLNGISYAHLGPVADKVYTGAADYAALVRMLQARRCDAFVEGQEVINGFRLLGTPELSGALLASAALPEVKPLRIHFIVSRQYEHAQPLINAINGGLARLQREQRLPAMLQRHQAAP, from the coding sequence ATGTTGTGGGCGGTTGCGCTGCTCGTGCTGGCATGGATGCCGGCGCAGGCCTCGCCGCTGGAGGTGCGTGCCTGCGGGGGCGCCAACGAATGGCCGCCCTCTTCCTACTTCCTGCGCCGCGATGGGCGTGTGACCGGCGACGTCGCCGGCTTCTCTCCGGATGTGCTCGCCGCGGCCCTGCAGGGCAGCCGGTTCAAGGCCGAGGTGACGCTGCTGCCGTTCGCACGCTGCCTCGCGGAAGCGCGCGCCGGACAGCAGATGCACATCGTGATGGCCGCGTTCCACAACGCCCAGCGCACGCAGTCGTTTCTCTACAGCGAGTCCTACCTGGCGCTCGTGCCGAGGGTGTACTTCCTTGCAGCCGAGTGGCCGAAGGGCCTGGCGCTGTCGTCCCTGAACGACCTCGGCGCCTATCGGCTGTGCGGGCTCAACGGCATCAGCTACGCCCACCTCGGCCCGGTGGCCGACAAGGTCTACACCGGCGCCGCCGACTACGCCGCACTGGTGCGCATGCTGCAGGCGCGCCGGTGCGACGCTTTCGTGGAGGGCCAGGAGGTGATCAACGGCTTCCGGCTGCTGGGAACGCCCGAGTTGAGTGGCGCGCTGCTGGCGAGCGCCGCGCTGCCGGAAGTGAAGCCGCTGCGGATCCACTTCATCGTGTCGCGCCAGTACGAACATGCGCAGCCCTTGATCAACGCCATCAACGGGGGCCTCGCCCGGCTGCAGCGGGAGCAGCGCCTGCCGGCGATGCTGCAGAGGCACCAGGCCGCGCCGTGA
- a CDS encoding PaaI family thioesterase: MLRPQATAQYFNSFQAGSLPDRYGLRVTEVAEGRVCAEMELQPWMHAPNGYLHAASVILLADTCAGYATVAHLPDGAKNFTTIELKSNFLGTAKEGVIRCEAVGEHLGRTTHIWSATVFGPQGKKIALFRCTQMILS, translated from the coding sequence ATGCTCAGACCGCAAGCCACCGCGCAGTATTTCAATTCGTTCCAGGCCGGCAGCCTGCCCGACCGCTACGGCTTGCGCGTGACCGAAGTGGCCGAAGGTCGCGTTTGCGCCGAAATGGAACTGCAGCCGTGGATGCACGCCCCCAACGGCTACCTGCATGCGGCCAGCGTGATCCTGCTGGCCGACACCTGCGCCGGCTACGCCACCGTCGCGCATTTGCCGGACGGTGCGAAGAACTTCACCACCATCGAGCTGAAGAGCAACTTTCTGGGCACGGCCAAGGAAGGCGTGATCCGCTGCGAGGCAGTCGGTGAACACCTCGGCCGCACCACGCATATCTGGTCCGCCACCGTGTTCGGCCCGCAGGGGAAAAAGATCGCACTCTTCCGCTGCACCCAGATGATCCTCAGCTAG
- a CDS encoding YecA family protein, with product MEVRPLDEGELDELQRLLDSVPAPLEPLDVSMLDGFLCGVLVQPQRVPESRWLPHVTDADGRALPPRFDASRLQVLARRRHAELDQAIGRRQWFDPWVFELAGDGHDAPADEDQAPPEVDAVYPWVAGFATAMELFPALMQHDAAALTEPLALLYRHLDPDDLEDADDLLAAIELLEPPTDLTEAVEELVRATLLLADVGRPLAVAARPGPRRPPPRPRR from the coding sequence GTGGAGGTTCGCCCTCTCGACGAGGGCGAGCTCGACGAGCTGCAACGGCTGCTCGACAGCGTGCCGGCGCCGCTCGAGCCCCTCGACGTGAGCATGCTCGATGGCTTCCTTTGCGGCGTGCTGGTGCAGCCGCAGCGGGTGCCCGAATCGCGCTGGCTGCCGCATGTCACGGATGCCGACGGCCGAGCCCTTCCGCCGCGCTTCGATGCGTCGCGGCTGCAAGTGCTGGCGCGGCGCCGCCATGCCGAGCTTGACCAGGCGATCGGGCGGCGGCAATGGTTCGATCCGTGGGTGTTCGAGCTCGCCGGCGACGGCCACGATGCGCCCGCCGACGAGGACCAGGCGCCGCCCGAAGTCGATGCGGTGTATCCCTGGGTGGCGGGATTCGCCACCGCGATGGAGCTCTTCCCGGCGTTGATGCAGCACGACGCCGCTGCGTTGACGGAACCGCTCGCCTTGCTGTATCGCCACCTCGATCCCGACGATCTGGAAGATGCCGACGATCTGCTGGCCGCGATCGAATTGCTCGAGCCGCCCACCGATCTGACCGAAGCGGTCGAGGAGCTGGTGCGCGCGACCCTGTTGCTCGCCGACGTCGGCCGTCCGCTCGCGGTTGCGGCGCGGCCGGGCCCGCGCCGACCGCCTCCGCGGCCGCGCCGCTAG
- a CDS encoding Hsp70 family protein, with protein MYCAIDFGTSNSAIAIPAGATQMQLVELEPGQRTMPTAVFYFADGAHRPEPPRAFGRAAVAAYVDGIDGRLMRSMKSILGSSLVDQTTDVGGGRGVKYLDVIAGYLRHLKAKAEGQAAAPIRRAILGRPVFFVDDDPARDAQAQAALESAARSVGFDELQFQYEPIAAAFDHERHVQREEIVLVADIGGGTSDFSVVRVGPQRAPRPDRKDDILANHGVHIAGTDFDRRIELAGILRELGYGAYGPSINGAPAREVPSGVYFDLATWHLINTVYTPQRVAELRQMKVFYADPLHHQRLMTVVTERLGHELAARAEQAKIEVADGGDTVIDLGHVERGLRVPLTERAAVQAIEADLSRIVDAARATAAQAGIAPERIATLYFTGGSTGLRLLATRIAAAFPAARPVRGDRFASVATGLGLHAQRWFG; from the coding sequence ATGTACTGCGCGATCGACTTCGGCACCTCCAACTCCGCGATCGCGATTCCGGCCGGCGCCACGCAGATGCAGCTCGTCGAACTGGAGCCCGGGCAGCGCACCATGCCCACCGCGGTGTTCTATTTCGCCGACGGCGCTCATCGCCCGGAACCGCCTCGGGCCTTCGGCCGCGCCGCCGTGGCGGCCTATGTCGACGGCATTGACGGGCGCCTGATGCGCTCGATGAAGAGCATCCTCGGCTCCAGCCTGGTCGACCAGACCACCGACGTCGGCGGCGGACGCGGCGTGAAGTACCTCGATGTCATCGCCGGCTACCTGCGCCACCTGAAGGCCAAGGCCGAAGGGCAGGCCGCCGCGCCCATACGCCGGGCCATCCTCGGGCGACCGGTGTTCTTCGTCGACGACGATCCCGCGCGCGACGCGCAGGCGCAGGCGGCGCTCGAGTCGGCGGCACGCTCTGTCGGCTTCGACGAGCTGCAGTTCCAGTACGAGCCGATCGCCGCTGCGTTCGACCACGAGCGCCACGTGCAGCGCGAAGAGATCGTGCTGGTCGCCGATATCGGCGGCGGCACGTCCGACTTCTCCGTCGTGCGCGTCGGCCCGCAGCGTGCGCCGCGCCCCGACCGCAAGGACGACATCCTCGCCAACCATGGCGTGCACATCGCCGGCACCGACTTCGACCGGCGCATCGAGCTGGCCGGCATCCTGCGCGAGCTCGGCTATGGCGCCTACGGCCCCAGCATCAACGGCGCCCCGGCGCGCGAAGTGCCCAGCGGCGTGTACTTCGATCTCGCCACGTGGCATCTCATCAACACGGTGTACACGCCGCAGCGTGTCGCCGAGCTGCGCCAGATGAAGGTGTTCTACGCCGACCCGCTGCACCACCAGCGGCTGATGACGGTCGTCACCGAGCGCCTCGGGCACGAGCTGGCGGCGCGGGCCGAGCAGGCGAAGATCGAGGTGGCCGACGGCGGCGACACGGTCATCGACCTGGGCCATGTCGAGCGCGGTCTGCGAGTACCCCTCACCGAGCGCGCTGCCGTGCAGGCCATCGAGGCGGACCTGTCGCGCATCGTGGATGCGGCCCGCGCCACCGCGGCACAGGCCGGAATCGCGCCGGAGCGCATCGCGACGCTTTACTTCACCGGCGGCTCGACCGGCCTGCGGCTGCTCGCCACGCGCATCGCCGCGGCGTTTCCGGCGGCGCGGCCGGTGCGCGGCGATCGCTTCGCCAGCGTCGCCACGGGACTCGGCCTGCACGCACAGCGCTGGTTCGGCTAG
- a CDS encoding sigma-70 family RNA polymerase sigma factor, producing MSAAEDLPQLMSRVALRDRVAFERLYRATCAHLLGVAFRILNNRDRAEEVLQEAFMNVWHNAAGYNPAVASPMTWLINIVRNKAIDAVRSGKTERSATVALDDEGMDVAADDSLQPQQLLDDSLLKVKIDRCMGELNASQRQALALAYYRGMVHTDIAEALNAPLGTAKAWVRRGLDKLKSCLEAAGVAA from the coding sequence ATGTCCGCCGCCGAAGACCTGCCGCAACTCATGTCGCGCGTGGCGCTGCGCGACCGTGTCGCCTTCGAGCGGCTGTACCGCGCCACCTGTGCGCATCTTTTGGGCGTCGCGTTCCGTATATTGAACAACCGCGACCGCGCCGAAGAGGTGCTGCAGGAAGCTTTCATGAACGTCTGGCACAACGCCGCCGGGTACAACCCCGCGGTCGCCTCCCCGATGACCTGGCTCATCAACATCGTCCGCAACAAGGCGATCGACGCCGTGCGTTCGGGCAAGACCGAGCGCAGCGCCACCGTGGCGCTGGACGACGAAGGCATGGACGTGGCCGCCGACGATTCGCTGCAGCCGCAGCAACTGCTGGACGACAGCCTGCTGAAGGTCAAGATCGATCGCTGCATGGGCGAGCTCAACGCCTCGCAGCGTCAGGCGCTGGCGCTCGCGTATTACCGCGGCATGGTTCACACCGACATCGCCGAGGCGCTGAACGCACCGCTGGGCACCGCGAAGGCCTGGGTCCGGCGCGGCCTGGACAAGCTGAAGAGCTGTCTCGAGGCGGCGGGAGTCGCGGCATGA
- a CDS encoding anti-sigma factor, with translation MNYLQPERLDRLAREYVLGTLTGAARRRFERLLRQTPAAMLAVSAWQERFSVLAAGVPPLQPREGVWQGLEHRLFPGARDAAPAPARPLQWLWNLLSAKTLAGALAGVLLCAVVLRVQPGLIGLETQTDALPASYVGLLLDTAGKPSLLANSRRHGRQLTVKVLQPVAVPAGQIAQLWAVTKDGDPFPVAALPPLPARGSITLTMPDTSEKLFSNVPRLVVTLQAAPAQPGDKPAVDPVLAGHCVKLW, from the coding sequence ATGAACTACCTGCAGCCCGAGCGGCTCGACCGTCTCGCGCGGGAGTACGTCCTGGGCACGCTGACCGGCGCGGCGCGACGGCGCTTCGAGCGGCTGCTGCGCCAGACACCCGCCGCGATGCTGGCGGTGAGCGCCTGGCAGGAGCGCTTCAGCGTGCTGGCCGCCGGTGTGCCGCCCCTGCAGCCGCGCGAAGGCGTCTGGCAGGGGCTGGAGCACCGGCTCTTTCCCGGCGCCAGGGACGCTGCGCCCGCGCCGGCCCGTCCCCTGCAATGGCTGTGGAACCTCCTCTCCGCGAAGACCCTTGCCGGCGCCCTCGCCGGCGTGCTGCTGTGCGCGGTCGTGCTGCGAGTGCAGCCGGGGCTGATCGGGCTCGAGACCCAGACCGACGCGTTGCCCGCGAGCTACGTCGGCCTGCTGCTGGACACCGCCGGCAAGCCCAGCTTGCTGGCCAACTCGCGCCGCCACGGCAGGCAGCTCACCGTGAAGGTGCTGCAGCCGGTGGCCGTGCCGGCCGGCCAGATCGCGCAGCTCTGGGCGGTCACCAAGGACGGCGATCCGTTCCCGGTGGCGGCGTTGCCGCCGCTGCCGGCGAGGGGCTCCATCACATTGACGATGCCCGACACCTCGGAGAAGCTGTTCTCCAACGTTCCGCGGCTGGTGGTGACACTGCAGGCTGCGCCCGCGCAGCCGGGCGACAAGCCAGCGGTCGATCCGGTGCTTGCCGGCCACTGCGTGAAATTGTGGTGA
- a CDS encoding tetratricopeptide repeat protein yields MTSTLSRILAAGALAFTFHAAYAADTEPVANDKLSPVRAQIAAKQWRGAIDELKKINDTGSADWNNLMGYSLRKAKTPDYEGAEKYYSEALRIDPKHRGALEYSGELYLIKGDLPKAEERLAALDKICRLPCEEYTDLKKAIAAYKANGNKYAAKD; encoded by the coding sequence ATGACGTCCACTCTCTCCCGCATCCTTGCCGCCGGTGCGCTGGCTTTCACCTTCCACGCCGCGTACGCCGCCGACACCGAGCCCGTCGCCAACGACAAGCTGTCGCCGGTGCGCGCGCAGATCGCCGCCAAGCAGTGGCGCGGCGCGATCGACGAGCTGAAGAAGATCAACGACACCGGCAGCGCCGACTGGAACAACCTGATGGGCTACAGCCTGCGCAAGGCCAAGACGCCCGACTACGAAGGCGCCGAGAAGTACTACAGCGAAGCGCTGCGCATCGATCCCAAGCACCGCGGCGCGCTGGAGTATTCGGGCGAGCTGTACCTGATCAAGGGCGACCTGCCGAAGGCCGAGGAGCGATTGGCCGCGCTCGACAAGATCTGCCGCCTCCCGTGCGAGGAGTACACCGACCTGAAGAAGGCGATCGCCGCCTACAAGGCCAACGGCAACAAGTACGCCGCCAAGGACTGA
- a CDS encoding D-amino acid dehydrogenase gives MNVIVMGAGIIGISTAWHLLEQGHRVTVIDRQPDAAMETSFANGAQISVSFCEPWANAQAPFKVARWLLRDDSPLLFRPRLDPHQWRWGLAFLAQCNDAAFERNVAQLVALGRYSHETLKGMVAQTGIEYQRLERGILHFFSSQQELDAGAAGAELMRRHGVDRRVLSREEVLKVEPALRHFADRIFGGTFTASDESGDARVFTQALARRCAQQGATFLYGHDVLGFETGGRLLDAVQVRERASGRVAVLKADAYVAAMGSFTAPLLRPLGIRLPIYPAKGYSATMKLKRPQDASVVSMIDDARKIAISRLGDHIRVAGTAEMAGYDASIDSRTSRRRCAALVARYEELFPGVADTSEPNFWAGLRPSTPSNIPIIGRSRVHNLWINAGHGTLGWTHGAGSGRALAELMAGRRPRIGFGFHGEAGPAPQPRMAAA, from the coding sequence ATGAACGTGATCGTCATGGGCGCCGGCATCATCGGCATCAGCACCGCCTGGCACCTGCTCGAGCAAGGCCACCGCGTGACGGTCATCGACCGCCAGCCCGATGCGGCGATGGAGACCAGCTTCGCCAACGGCGCGCAGATCTCGGTCAGCTTCTGCGAGCCCTGGGCGAACGCACAGGCGCCGTTCAAGGTGGCCAGGTGGCTGCTGCGCGACGACTCGCCGCTGCTGTTTCGCCCCCGCCTCGATCCGCATCAATGGCGCTGGGGTCTTGCGTTCCTCGCGCAGTGCAACGACGCTGCGTTCGAGCGCAACGTGGCACAGCTCGTCGCGCTGGGCCGCTACAGCCACGAGACACTGAAGGGCATGGTCGCGCAGACCGGCATCGAGTACCAGCGCCTCGAGCGCGGCATCCTGCATTTCTTCTCGAGCCAGCAGGAGCTCGATGCCGGCGCCGCAGGCGCCGAGCTGATGCGCCGTCATGGCGTCGACCGGCGCGTGCTGTCGCGCGAGGAAGTGCTGAAGGTCGAGCCTGCGCTGCGGCACTTCGCCGACCGCATCTTCGGCGGCACCTTCACGGCCAGCGATGAATCAGGCGACGCGCGCGTGTTCACCCAAGCGCTGGCCCGGCGCTGCGCGCAGCAGGGCGCCACCTTCCTCTACGGCCACGATGTGCTCGGCTTCGAAACGGGCGGCCGCCTGCTCGACGCCGTGCAGGTGCGCGAGCGCGCCAGCGGCCGCGTGGCGGTGCTGAAGGCCGACGCCTATGTGGCGGCGATGGGCAGCTTCACCGCGCCGCTGCTGCGGCCGCTGGGAATCCGCCTGCCCATCTATCCGGCCAAGGGCTATTCGGCCACGATGAAGCTGAAGCGCCCGCAGGATGCGAGCGTGGTCAGCATGATCGACGACGCCCGCAAGATCGCCATCAGCCGGCTGGGCGATCACATCCGCGTCGCGGGCACCGCCGAGATGGCCGGCTACGACGCCTCCATCGACAGCCGCACCTCGCGCCGCCGCTGCGCGGCGCTGGTTGCTCGCTACGAGGAGCTGTTCCCGGGCGTGGCCGACACGAGCGAGCCGAACTTCTGGGCGGGCCTGCGGCCCAGCACGCCGAGCAACATCCCGATCATCGGCCGCAGCCGTGTGCACAACCTCTGGATCAACGCGGGCCACGGCACGCTGGGCTGGACCCATGGCGCGGGCTCCGGCCGGGCGCTGGCCGAGCTGATGGCGGGACGGCGTCCGCGCATCGGCTTCGGCTTCCATGGCGAAGCGGGCCCGGCACCGCAGCCGCGGATGGCGGCGGCCTGA